In Arvicola amphibius chromosome 1, mArvAmp1.2, whole genome shotgun sequence, one DNA window encodes the following:
- the LOC119821842 gene encoding olfactory receptor 10A5-like translates to MFMPMAAGNWSRITEFVLMSVSSLPTEIQILLFLAFLAIYLITLLGNSLIILVTLADPMLQSPMYFFLRNLSFLELGFNLVIVPKMLGTLIAQDTSISFLGCAIQMYFFFFFGVAECFLLATMAYDRYVAICSPLHYPVIMNQGTRAKLAAASWFPGFPVATVQTTWLFSFPFCPNNKVNHFFCDSPPVLRLVCADTAWFEVYAIVGTILVVMIPCLLILCSYTRIAASILKILSAKGKHKAFSTCSSHLLVVSLFYVSSSLTYFRPKSNNSPESKKLLSLSYTVVTPMLNPIIYSLRNNEVKNALSRTFHKALGLRSHIT, encoded by the coding sequence atgtttatgcccATGGCTGCAGGAAACTGGTCACGAATAACTGAATTTGTTCTCATGAGCGTCTCTTCCCTGCCTACTGAAATACAGATCTTACTCTTCCTGGCATTTTTAGCCATCTACCTAATCACTCTGCTGGGAAACAGCCTCATTATTCTGGTGACACTGGCTGATCCCATGCTGCAAAGCCCAATGTACTTCTTTCTCAGAAACTTGTCCTTCTTAGAGCTTGGCTTCAACCTGGTCATTGTGCCCAAAATGTTGGGAACCCTCATTGCCCAGGACACAAGCATCTCCTTCCTCGGCTGTGCCATTCAgatgtatttcttcttcttctttggagTGGCTGAATGCTTCCTCCTGGCcaccatggcctatgaccgctatgtagCCATCTGCAGTCCCTTGCATTACCCAGTCATCATGAACCAAGGGACACGGGCCAAACTGGCTGCTGCCTCCTGGTTTCCAGGATTCCCTGTAGCCACTGTGCAGACCACATGGCtcttcagttttcctttctgtccCAACAACAAGGTGAACCACTTCTTCTGTGACAGCCCACCTGTGCTGAGGCTGGTCTGTGCAGACACAGCATGGTTTGAGGTCTATGCCATTGTAGGCACCATTCTCGTCGTCATGATACCCTGCCTGCTGATCCTGTGTTCCTACACTCGCATTGCTGCTTCCATCCTCAAGATTCTATCAGCTAAAGGGAAGCACAAAGCCTTCTCTACCTGCTCCTCACATCTGCTCGTTGTCTCTCTTTTCTATGTGTCTTCAAGCCTCACTTACTTTAGGCCCAAATCAAATAATTCCCCTGAAAGCAAGAAGTTGCTGTCATTGTCCTACACTGTTGTGACTCCCATGTTGAACCCCATTATCTATAGCCTGAGGAATAATGAGGTGAAGAATGCTCTCAGCCGGACCTTCCACAAGGCCCTGGGTCTCAGAAGCCACATCACATGA